The Drechmeria coniospora strain ARSEF 6962 chromosome 02, whole genome shotgun sequence genome has a segment encoding these proteins:
- a CDS encoding Sec23/Sec24 family protein, which produces MADYSQYHALGQGMGTDPNNANRNDGNAPPHSQPQYYQQQQQPQQPGQAAYGGPPQPPAQLPPPGNPYGGELHPGQPFQGTSPQLVHQGQLVTQMGGMSVAAPAGAGTIRKKKKDRHAYHTVEPSGSSQAFNGMPPPGSASAQFIPSAAGPVGPGFGPQPQLGDQGSPQLMNPSQFPAPVGAALSPPGPVGFGPGFGSPDTATTIAPTGQSKISADDMPSIPVARDSVQQHFLKNVYPTFERHVPPPATVSFVAYDQGNASPKYARLTLNNIPATSDGLQATGLPLGLLLQPLAPLQTGEADIPVLDFGESGPPRCRRCRAYINPFMMFRSGGNKFVCNLCTHPNDTPSEYFCATNPQGVRVDRDQRPELHRGTVEFVVPKEYWTREPVGLRWLFVIDATQESFNKGFMETFCDGILAALYGGEDRDKDDGERKRRMPEGAKVGFMTYDKDIHFYNLNPRLDQAQMMIMPDLEDPFLPLGEGLFVDPYESKALITSLLTRLPEMFSTIKNPEPALLATLNSALAALEKTGGKIVCSCSALPTWGPGRLFMRDDGNHPGGEMDKKLYTTEHPGWKKVAEKMASSGIGADFFLAAPSGGYLDIATIGHVAATTGGETYYYPNFIAPRDGPKLSAEISHTVTRETGFQGLMKVRSSNGLQVSSYHGNFVQHTFGADLELGVVDADKALGVSFSYDGKLDAKLDAHFQSALLYTTASGQRRVRCSNVIASVSDTSKESSTREQSIRGCMKFVDQDAVVAMLAKEASTKLATTSSNLKDVRNWLSERSIDIMSCYRKHSAQQHPPGQLVMPERLKEFCMYVLGLIKCRAFKGGIENSDRRVHELRMVRSMGATELSLYLYPRIIPIHNLQPEEGFADAETGHLTLPPAVRASFGRVEPGGVYLVDNGQQCLLWFHEQTSPNLVADLFGEGKDSLRSLDAYTSSLPVLETVLNCQVRNILEFLKAMRGSKGLTLQLARRGIDGAEYEFARMLVEDRNNEAQSYVDWLVHVHKGVQLEAYDLPTGDGVRVHEAADDVSYAGNSVARLVAQEHASVSQVAGKKGAGGRLGAMMYGESVPQRRLWVAAVATTIKQPVWRGASGAGDGMGWLAVSRLETLFASLSRHPSVSPALCARRKEYHIYPPQGPDGPKDQAEY; this is translated from the exons atggccgactaCTCCCAGTACCATGCTCTCGGCCAGGGCATGGGAACCGACCCGAACAACGCCAATCGAAATGATGGCAATGCTCCTCCCCACAGCCAGCCTCAGTactaccagcagcagcagcagccccAGCAGCCGGGCCAAGCTGCCTACGGCGGTCCGCCCCAGCCCCCGGCGCAGCTGCCTCCGCCCGGCAACCCCTacggcggcgagcttcaCCCGGGTCAGCCGTTCCAGGGCACCTCGCCGCAGCTGGTCCACCAGGGCCAGCTGGTCACCCAGATGGGGGGCATGAGCGTGGCCgcccccgccggcgccggcaccatccgcaagaagaagaaggatCGCCACGCCTACCATACTGTGGAACCCAGCGGCTCGTCTCAGGCCTTCAAcggcatgccgccgcccggtTCAGCCTCGGCACAGTTCAttccctccgccgccggacCCGTCGGCCCCGGCTTCGGCCCGCAACCCCAGCTCGGAGACCAAGGCTCTCCTCAGCTGATGAACCCGAGCCAGTTTCCGGCACCCGTCGGAGCCGCGCTCAGCCCCCCAGGCCCTGTTGGCTTCGGCCCCGGCTTCGGTTCCCCCGATACCGCGACGACCATCGCCCCGACCGGCCAGTCGAAGATttccgccgacgacatgcCCAGTATCCCCGTCGCTCGTGATTCCGTCCAGCAGCACTTCCTCAAGAACGTCTACCCAACCTTTGAGCGCCACGTGCCCCCCCCGGCGACGGTCTCCTTTGTCGCCTACGACCAGGGGAACGCCTCGCCCAAGTACGCCCGCCTGACACTGAACAACATCCCCGCCACCTCGGACGGGTTGCAAGCCACGGGCCTCCCccttggcctgctgctgcagccCCTCGCGCCCCTTCAAACCGGCGAAGCAGACATACCCGTCCTCGACTTTGGAGAGTCCGGCCCGCcccgctgccgtcgatgccgcgcATACATCAATCCTTTCATGATGTTCCGCTCCGGCGGCAACAAGTTCGTCTGCAACCTCTGCACCCATCCCAACGACACCCCGTCGGAGTACTTTTGCGCCACCAACCCCCAGGGTGTGCGCGTCGACCGTGATCAGCGACCGGAGCTCCAccgcggcaccgtcgagttTGTCGTGCCGAAGGAGTACTGGACGCGGGAGCCCGTCGGCTTGCGCTGGCtcttcgtcatcgacgcGACCCAAGAGTCCTTCAACAAGGGTTTCATGGAGACCTTCTGCGACGGAATTCTGGCCGCGCTCTACGGAGGCGAAGACcgcgacaaggacgacggcgaacgGAAGCGGAGGATGCCCGAGGGAGCCAAGGTCGGCTTCATGACGTACGACAAGGACATCCACTTTTACAACTTGAAT CCTCGTTTGGATCAAGCCCAGATGATGATCATGCCCGACCTCGAAGACCCCTTCCTCccgctcggcgagggcctgTTCGTCGATCCTTACGAGTCCAAGGCGCTCATCACCTCGCTGCTGACCCGTCTCCCCGAAATGTTCTCCACCATCAAGAACCCGGAGCCGGCGCTGCTGGCCACGCTGAACTCGGCCTTGGCAGCCCTGGAGAAGACGGGCGGCAAGATCGTATGTTCATGCTCGGCGCTGCCCACCTGGGGGCCTGGTCGTCTGTTCAtgcgcgacgacggcaaccaCCCGGGTGGCGAGATGGACAAGAAGCTCTACACGACGGAACACCCTGGCTGGAAGAAGGTTGCCGAGaagatggcctcgtcgggcatcggcgccgacttcttcctcgccgctcCCTCCGGTGGCTATCTGGACATTGCGACGATTG GTCACGTTGCCGCCACGACTGGCGGCGAAACCTATTACTACCCCAACTTCATCGCCCCACGGGATGGGCCGAAGTTGTCGGCCGAAATTTCCCACACCGTCACGCGCGAGACGGGCTTCCAGGGCCTCATGAAAGTGCGGTCGTCCAACGGGCTTCAAGTGTCGTCCTACCACGGGAACTTTGTGCAGCATACCTTtggcgccgacctcgagtTGGGCGTTGTCGATGCGGACAAGGCTCTCGGGGTCAGTTTCAGCTACGACGGGAAGCTTGACGCCAAGCTGGATGCTCACTTCCAATCCGCCTTGCTCTACACGACGGCGTCCGGCCAGCGACGCGTTCGCTGCTCGAACGTCATCGCCAGCGTCAGCGACACGTCCAAGGAGTCCAGCACCAGGGAGCAGAGCATCCGCGGATGCATGAAATTCGTCGATCAAgatgccgtcgtggccatgcTTGCCAAGGAGGCGAGCACGAAGCTCgccacgacgtcgagcaACCTCAAGGATGTGCGGAACTGGCTCAGCGAGAGGTCCATCGACATCATGTCCTGCTACAGGAAGCACTCGGCCCAGCAGCACCCGCCCGGTCAGCTGGTCATGCCGGAGAGGCTGAAGGAGTTTTGCATGTACGTCCTGGGTCTCATCAAGTGCCGCGCCTTCAAGGGCGGCATCGAAAACTCGGACAGGAGGGTCCACGAGTTGCGAATGGTTCGATCGATGGGCGCCACGGAGCTGAGCCTGTATCTCTATCCGCGCATCATCCCCATCCACAACCTCCAGCCCGAGGAAGggttcgccgacgccgaaaCCGGCCACCTCACCTTGCCCCCAGCCGTGCGGGCTTCCTTCGGCCGCGTCGAACCCGGAGGCGTGTACCTGGTGGACAACGGGCAGCAATGCCTGCTGTGGTTCCACGAGCAGACCTCGCCCAACCTGGTGGCCGATCTCTTCGGCGAAGGGAAGGATTCGCTGCGGAGTCTTGATGCCTACACGTCCTCCTTGCCGGTGCTGGAAACGGTCCTGAACTGTCAAGTGCGCAACATTCTCGAATTCCTCAAGGCGATGCGAGGATCGAAGGGCCTGACGCTTCAGCTGGCTCGACGAGGCATCGATGGTGCCGAGTACGAGTTTGCGAGGATGCTGGTGGAGGACCGCAACAACGAGGCGCAGAGCTACGTGGACTGGTTGGTCCACGTGCACAAGGGCGTGCAACTGGAG GCCTACGACCTGCCTACTGGTGATGGCGTGCGGGTCCACGAAGCGGCAGACGACGTTTCTTATGCCGGAAATTCCGTTGCTCGGCTCGTTGCTCAGGAGCATGCGTCCGTCTCACAAGTAGCAGGAAAAAAAGGGGCGGGAGGGCGTCTTGGAGCGATGATGTACGGTGAAAGCGTCCCGCAAAGGAGACTTTGGGTAGCAGCGGTAGCAACGACGATCAAGCAGCCGGTCTGGCGAGGTGCTTCAGGTGCCGGTGATGGAATGGGTTGGCTTGCCGTGTCACGTCTCGAGACTCTGTTTGCAAGTTTGTCGCGGCACCCGTCAGTCAGCCCTGCGTTGTGCGCACGCCGCAAGGAATATCACATCTATCCTCCACAGGGACCGGACGGACCAAAAGATCAAGCAGAATATTAA
- a CDS encoding Histone H1, giving the protein MPAKKETTGSKPKSGSSHASYQVRPDSDFLPLCGPSNLSQDMITDAIVNLKDRNGSSRQSLKKYVKANNQLNVASDKMFDSLFNKALKAGVEKGVFAQPKGPSGGTKLAKKQAEPKKPAAKKDAAKKPVAKKATATKKTTTATKAGSKATTTKKAAAPKKAAAAKPEKPETVLTKTKSGRVAKTQKPAAKKAAPKKAAPKKAAAAAAKE; this is encoded by the exons ATGCCTGCCAAGAAGGAGACAACTGGCTCCAAGCCCAAGTCCGGCTCTAGCCACGCAAGCTACCAGGTTCGTCCCGACTCGGATTTCCTACCGCTATGCGGTCCGTCTAACCTCTCGCAGGACATGATCACGGATGCCATCGTGAAC CTTAAGGATCGCAATGGTTCGAG CCGTCAGTCCCTGAAGAAGTACGTCAAGGCCAACAACCAGCTTAACGTGGCCTCGGACAAGATGTTCGACTCGCTCTTCAACAAGGCCTTgaaggccggcgtcgagaaggGCGTCTTCGCCCAGCCCAAGGGACCCTCGGGCGGCACCAAGCTTGCGAAGAAGCAGGCCGAGCCTaagaagccggcggccaagaaggatGCCGCCAAGAAGCCGGTGGCCAAGAAGGctacggcgacgaagaagacgaccACCGCCACCAAGGCCGGATCCAAAgctacgacgacgaagaaggcTGCTGCGCccaagaaggcggccgcTGCCAAG CCCGAGAAGCCCGAGACGGTCTTGACCAAGACGAAATCGGGACGCGTCGCCAAGACGCAAAAGCCcgcggcgaagaaggcggctcccaagaaggcggcgccgaagaaggctgccgccgccgccgccaaggagtAG
- a CDS encoding vacuolar protease A: MKTTLVVAAALAGSAQAGVHRMKLQKVSLEEQLAGASFQSQVQHLSQKYLGVRPPSRADVIFNGKPPVADGGHPVPVTNFMNAQYFSEITIGTPPQSFKVVLDTGSSNLWVPSKSCSSIACYLHSTYDSSSSSTYRKNGSEFEIRYGSGSLSGFVSNDVMSIGDLKIKGQDFAEATNEPGLAFAFGRFDGILGLGYDTISVNRIVPPFYNMINQKLLDEPVFAFYLSDKEETSEAIFGGIDKAHYTGEIEYLPLRRKAYWEVDLDFIAYGHEVAELDKTGVILDTGTSLNVIPSSLAELLNKEMGAKKGYNGQYTVDCAKKNTLPDITFSLAGSNYTLPASDYILEMSGTCISTFQGMDIPAPAGPLAILGDAFLRRYYSVYDLGRNAVGLARAK; encoded by the exons ATGAAGACCACCCTCGTTGTGGCGGCCGCCCTCGCAGGCTCCGCGCAAGCTGGAGTCCACAGGATGAAGCTGCAGAAAGTATCTCTGGAGGAGCAGCTG GCCGGCGCCTCCTTCCAGTCCCAGGTGCAGCATCTCAGTCAGAAATACCTCGGCGTCCGCCCTCCGTCCCGCGCCGACGTGATATTCAACGGCAAGCCTCCCGTGGCCGACGGGGGGCATCCTGTTCCCGTGACCAACTTCATGAACGCTCAGT ACTTCTCCGAGATCACCATCGGCACGCCGCCTCAGTCCTTCAAGGTCGTGCTCGACACGGGCAGCTCCAACCTTTGGGTTCCCTCCAAGTCCTGCTCCAGCATCGCCTGCTACCTGCACTCGACGtacgactcgtcgtcgtcgtcgacgtacaGGAAGAACGGCTCCGAGTTTGAGATTCGCTACGGGTCCGGCAGCCTCTCCGGCTTCGTCTCCAACGACGTCATGTCCATCGGCGACCTCAAGATCAAGGGCCAGGACTTTGCCGAGGCGACCAACGAGCCCGGCCTGGCCTTTGCCTTTGGACGCttcgacggcatcctcggcctcggttACGACACCATCTCGGTCAACCGCATCGTGCCGCCCTTTTACAACATGATCAACCagaagctcctcgacgagcccgtCTTCGCCTTCTACCTCAGCGACAAGGAGGAGACCAGCGAGGCCATCtttggcggcatcgacaagGCCCACTACACGGGCGAGATTGAGTATCTTCCCCTGCGCCGCAAGGCCTACTGGGAGGTCGATCTCGACTTCATCGCCTACGGCCACGaggtcgccgagctcgacaagACGGGCGTCATCCTGGACACGGGCACCTCGCTCAACGTCATCCCGagctcgctcgccgagctTCTGAACAAGGAGATGGGCGCCAAGAAGGGCTACAACGGACAGTACACCGTCGACTGCGCCAAGAAGAATACTCTTCCCGACATCACCTTTTCGCTTGCCGGTTCCAACTACACCCTGCCTGCGAGCGACTACATCCTCGAGATGTCCGGCACCTGCATCTCGACCTTTCAGGGCATGGACAttccggcgccggcgggcccgctcgccatcctcggagACGCTTTCCTCCGAAGGTACTACTCCGTCTACGATCTCGGCAGgaacgccgtcggcctcgcgagGGCCAAGTGA
- a CDS encoding WSC domain containing protein: protein MKLHTIAFTALLAASNVYAASDPPTKVIRSERSTRIAARQAKGVQHPSEVPLPGSFKSQGCFSSQGNLTMHKAPDKMSTGSCNNVCKADNFWVAGMKGSQCFCGFAYPPTNALVDDKKCNYPCPFYDLEACGGLGTPGAWSIFNTGINVDVSNFDESSSTTSSSAKPTSSSGDEATKAPAATETQAPADSSGDDKKSGPNTAGIAAGVVAGVVGAAALIGGIFFFLRRRRNSEIEEGHRRNAAVNAFINGSKPPGSSGSISMTDARLDPVLAHRRMSDGSIADNEDYSRRILRVCPAPLRRPSSPAPCFVHPR, encoded by the coding sequence ATGAAGCTCCACACAATCGCCTTCACGGCCTTGCTGGCTGCCTCCAACGTCTATGCCGCGTCCGACCCCCCGACCAAGGTTATCCGTAGCGAGCGCAGCACCAGGATTGCCGCCCGCCAGGCGAAGGGTGTCCAACATCCTTCCGAAGTGCCCCTACCCGGCTCCTTCAAGTCCCAAGGCTGCTTCTCCTCACAAGGCAACTTGACCATGCACAAGGCCCCCGACAAGATGTCGACAGGATCTTGCAACAATGTCTGTAAGGCCGACAACTTTTGGGTGGCGGGAATGAAGGGCTCTCAATGTTTTTGCGGCTTTGCCTACCCCCCCACgaacgccctcgtcgacgacaagaagTGTAACTATCCCTGTCCCTTCTACGATCTGGAAGCCTGCGGTGGGCTCGGCACACCCGGAGCCTGGTCCATCTTCAACACCGGCATCAACGTCGATGTCTCCAACTTTGACgaatcgtcctcgacgacgtccagCTCCGCCAAGCCAACCTCATCATCCGGTGACGAAGCCACCAAGGCCCCGGCCGCCACCGAGACGCAGGCGCCCGCCGACTCGTCCGGTGACGACAAGAAGAGCGGGCCCAAcacggccggcatcgccgccggcgtcgttgccggcgtcgttggtgccgccgccttgatcggcggcatcttcttcttcctccgaCGGAGGCGGAATTCGGAGATCGAGGAGGGCCACCGGCGAAATGCTGCCGTCAACGCCTTCATCAACGGCTCCAAGCCTCCgggcagcagcggcagcattTCCATGACGGACGCTCGCCTCGACCCCGTCTTGGCTCATCGTAGAATGAGTGACGGCAGTATTGCAGACAACGAAGACTACTCGCGCAGGATCCTCAGGGTATGTCCCGCACCCCTTCGccgcccctcgtcgcccgcccCTTGCTTCGTGCACCCGCGCTAA
- a CDS encoding ATP-dependent RNA helicase DHH1 — translation MSKQLADQLRSTQLSDSPPAPQNDDWKKNLNIPARDNRQQTEDVTKTKGLEFENFALKRDLLMGIFEAGFEKPSPIQEEAIPVALTGRDILARAKNGTGKTAAFVIPALERINPKVTKIQCLILVPTRELAMQTSQVCKTLGKHLGVNVMVTTGGTGLRDDILRLQDPVHIVVGTPGRILDLAGKNVADLSECPMFIMDEADKLLSVEFTPVIEQLLQFHPKDRQVMLFSATFPVSVKDFSDRNMASPYEINLMDELTLRGITQYYAFVEEKQKVHCLNTLFSKLQINQSIIFCNSTNRVELLAKKITELGYSCFYSHARMQQQARNRVFHDFRNGVCRNLVCSDLLTRGIDIQAVNVVINFDFPKNAETYLHRIGRSGRYGHLGLAINLINWDDRFNLYNIERDLGTEILPIPPSIDKSLYVYENPESIPRPISNLPKNAQQPSQMLSQQAPLQAQPQSNWQTQNGQQNGQQNGFNAGRGRGRARGGYRARGGGGGGGGGGSSRGRGPREAQA, via the exons ATGTCGAAGCAGCTGGCAGATCAACTGAGGAGCACCCAGCTCAG CGATTCCCCCCCCGCTCCTCAGAACGATGATTGGAAAAAGAACCTGAACATCCCTGCCCGGGACAACCGGCAACAAACAGAG GATGTCACGAAAACGAAGGGCCTCGAGTTCGAAAATTTCGCTCTCAAGCGAGACCTGCTCATGGGCATTTTCGAAGCCGGTTTCGAAAAGCCCTCTCCCATCCAAGAAGAGGCCATCCCCGTCGCCCTCACTGGCCGCGACATCCTGGCCAGGGCAAAGAATGGCACCGGCAAGACGGCCGCCTTCGTCATCCCCGCCCTCGAACGCATCAACCCCAAGGTCACCAAGATTCAGtgcctcatcctcgtccccaCACGCGAGCTTGCCATGCAGACCTCCCAGGTCTGCAAGACCCTCGGCAAGCACCTCGGCGTCAACGTCATGGTCACCACGGGTGGCACGGGTCTCCGCGACGACATTCTGCGGCTCCAGGATCCCGTCCATATCGTCGTCGGTACGCCGGGCAGaatcctcgacctcgccgggAAGAACGTTGCCGACCTGAGCGAGTGTCCCATGTTCAtcatggacgaggccgacaagcTTCTGTCCGTCGAGTTCACCCCCGTCATCGAGCAACTGCTGCAGTTCCACCCCAAGGACCGTCAGGTCATGCTCTTCTCCGCCACCTTCCCCGTCTCCGTTAAGGACTTCTCCGACCGAAACATGGCGAGCCCGTACGAGATCAACCTCATGGACGAGCTTACCCTGCGCGGCATCACCCAGTACTACGCCTTTGTCGAGGAGAAGCAGAAAGTGCACTGCCTCAACACTCTCTTCTCCAAACTGCAGATCAACCAGTCCATCATTTTCTGCAACTCCACCAACcgcgtcgagctcctcgccaAAAAGATTACCGAGCTGGGTTATTCCTGCTTCTACAGTCACGCCAGAATGCAGCAGCAAGCCCGCAACCGCGTCTTCCACGATTTCCGCAACGGCGTTTGCCGCAACCTCGTCTGCTCTGATCTCCTCACCCGTGGCATCGACATCCAAGCCGTCAATGTCGTCATCAACTTTGACTTCCCCAAGAACGCCGAAACCTACCTCCACCGAATCGGTCGGTCCGGCCGGTACGGCCACCTTGGCCTGGCCATCAACCTGATCAACTGGGACGACCGGTTCAACCTCTACAATATTGAGCGAGACCTCGGTACCGAAATCCTCCCCATCCCCCCGAGCATCGACAAGAGCCTCTATGTGTACGAAAACCCCGAGTCCATCCCTCGCCCCATCTCGAACCTCCCGAAGAACGCGCAACAGCCCTCGCAGATGCTCTCACAACAAGCTCCTCTCCAGGCTCAACCACAAAGTAATTGGCAAACTCAGAACGGTCAGCAGAACGGTCAGCAGAACGGCTTCAACGCTGGACGCGGCCGCGGACGAGCACGCGGCGGTTATCGTGCCCGTggaggcggtggcggcggcggcggcggcggcagcagtcGCGGTCGCGGCCCCCGCGAGGCCCAAGCCTAA
- a CDS encoding acyl-CoA dehydrogenase: MSKTFTASDVASHNQPDNLYIIVDGDVYDLTKFQDDHPGGKKILQRVAGKDASKQFWKYHNEGILKKFQSRLQVGSLDTKPKAEAKAEAKSVVVKPAAAASAPASHGGSDEPLEPFGHQIPFADPSWYQGYFSPYFNETHAALRTEVRQWVETEIEPYVTEWDEAKRVPEEIYKEMGRRGYLAGLLGIKYPTEYAAGVRSVDPARWDLFHEMLVTDELSRTGSGGFVWNLIGGFGIGCPPVMKFGSKALKDRIMPGILKGDKRICLAITEPDAGSDVANLTCEAKLSDDGKHFIVNGEKKWITNGIWSDYFTTAVRTGGPGMNGVSLLLIERGEGVSTRRMDCQGVWSSGTTYITFEDVKVPVGNLLGKKDKGFNVIMTNFNHERMGIIIQCLRFSRCCYEESVKYANKRRTFGKKLLEHPVIRLKLAHMARQIEASYSWLENLIYQCERMGETEAMLRLGGPIASLKAQATVTFEFCAREASQIFGGLSYSRGGQGGKVERLYRDVRAYAIPGGSEEIMLDLSIRQSLKVAKAMGMKL; encoded by the exons ATGTCAAAGACCTTCACAGCAAGCGACGTCGCGTCGCACAACCAACCCGACAACCTGTacatcatcgtcgacggcgacgtctaCGACTTGACCAAGTTCCAGGATGACCACCCCG GCGGCAAGAAGATCCTCCAGCGCGTGGCCGGCAAGGACGCTTCCAAGCAGTTCTGGAAGTACCACAACGAGGGAATCCTGAAAAAGTTCCAGTCCCGCCTCCAGGTCGGCTCGCTCGACACCAAGCCCAAGGCCGAAGCCAAGGCCGAAGCGAAGAGCGTTGTCGTCaagcctgctgctgcggcgtcggcgccggcgagccaCGGCGGTAGCGACGAGCCGCTCGAGCCTTTCGGCCACCAGATCCCCTTTGCCGACCCCTCGTGGTACCAGGGC TACTTCTCCCCCTACTTCAACGAGACGCACGCGGCGCTGCGGACCGAGGTCCGTCAGTGGGTCGAGACCGAGATCGAGCCCTACGTCACCGAGTGGGACGAGGCCAAGCGCGTGCCCGAGGAGATCTACAAGGAGATGGGTCGCCGCGGCtacctcgccggcctgctggGCATCAAGTATCCGACCGAGTACGCGGCCGGGGTCCGGTCGGTGGATCCGGCCCGCTGGGATCTCTTCCACGAGATGCTCGTCACCGACGAGCTGTCGCGCACCGGCTCCGGCGGCTTCGTCTGGAATctcatcggcggcttcggcatcggctgCCCGCCCGTCATGAAGTTCGGCTCCAAGGCGCTCAAGGATCGCATCATGCCCGGCATCCTCAAGGGCGACAAGCGCATCTGCCTCGCCATCACCGAGCCCGACGCCGGCAGCGACGTGGCCAACCTCACGTGCGAGGCCAAGCTGAGCGACGACGGTAAGCACTTCATCGTCAACGGCGAGAAGAAGTGGATCACCAACGGCATCTGGTCCGACTACTTCACCACGGCCGTCCGCACCGGCGGCCCCGGCATGAACGGCGTCAGCCTGCTGCTCATCGagcgcggcgagggcgtcagCACGCGCCGCATGGACTGCCAGGGCGTCTGGTCCTCGGGCACCACCTACATCACCTTCGAGGACGTCAAGGTCCCCGTCGGCAACCTGCTCGGCAAGAAGGACAAGGGCTTCAACGTCATCATGACCAACTTCAACCACGAGCGCATGGGCATCATCATCCAGTGCCTGCGCTTCTCCCGCTGCTGCTACGAGGAGTCGGTCAAGTACGCCAACAAGCGGCGCACCTTTGGCAAGAAGCTCCTCGAGCACCCCGTCATCCGCCTGAAGCTCGCCCACATGGCCCGCCAGATCGAGGCCTCGTACAGCTGGCTCGAGAACCTCATCTACCAGTGCGAGCGGATGGGCGAGACCGAGGCCATGCTGCGCCTCGGCGGGCCCATCGCGAGCCTCAAGGCCCAAGCGACGGTGACGTTCGAGTTCTGCGCCCGCGAGGCGAGCCAGATCTTCGGCGGCCTGAGCTACTCGCGCGGCGGCCAGGGCGGCAAGGTCGAGAGGCTCTACCGAGACGTCAGGGCGTACGCCATCcccggcggcagcgaggagATCATGCTGGACCTGAGCATTCGCCAGAGCTTGAAGGTGGCCAAGGCCATGGGCATGAAGCTGTAG